A stretch of DNA from Roseovarius sp. M141:
GGCATCACCTGCCTTGGCGTCGACCGCACCTGCCTGACGACCTTTGCCGATACGCTGGACATGTCCGCACAAGAACGCGGCGCGGTCCTGCCCTTCTTCCTCGCGTTCGAGGCCCTGATCCGGGTGGAAAACACCGGGCTGCCTGCCGGGCGGATCAGACGCGCGGAAAAAATGTATCGCGCCCTGCTGCAGGATCTGGAGCGCACCGGGTCGGCCGCGCCACTGTTATGACTGCGGGCCTTGATGTGCGCCGCCGACGCCAGCGCGATCAGGAATTCGACTGAAAGTATGAGAGCGCCGCCGCCACAGAACCTCGCCGCAACGCTGGCGCTTATTGTTAAATATCTTGGCGCATCGCTGGTGCCCACCCGAAGACGTCTTTTACGTGTCTACGCAAGAGGCCGACCCTCTGGGCCGGCCTCCTTGTCGCCATGCTTAGCGTTCAAGGGTTGAACTCTATCGCCGCACTCCGCTCAATGTGCGGTCGCGCCCGATCCATCACGCCCGGTCTTGAGCGCAGCCTCGGCGGCGGCGGCCTCCTCGGCAGCTTCGTCCCATTCGATGGGCTCGGGTGCGCGCGTCAGTGCCAGACGCAGGACATCGCGGACGTGGGTCACGGGAATGATCTCAAGCCCCTGCTTCACGTTGTCAGGGATTTCCACCAGATCTTTTTCGTTTTCCTGCGGGATGATAACCGTCTTGATCCCGCCGCGCAGTGCTGCCAGTAACTTCTCCTTCAGGCCCCCGATCGGTAGCGCGTTACCGCGCAACGTCACCTCACCGGTCATGGCGATGTCCTTGCGCACCGGAATTCCGGTCAGCACCGACACGATGGACGTCACCATAGCAAGGCCGGCACTTGGCCCGTCCTTGGGCGTCGCGCCCTCGGGGACGTGGACGTGGATATCCCATTTCTCCAGCCGCGGTGGCTTGATCCCGATGGCAGGCGCGACCGAGCGAACATAGCTGTTGGCCGCGTCGATGGATTCCTTCATCACGTCGCCCAGCTTGCCCGTGGTCTTCATCCGCCCCTTGCCCGGCAGGCGCAGCGCCTCGATATTCAGCAGCTCGCCGCCGACAGACGTATACGCCAACCCGGTCACGACACCGACCTGATCGGCATCCTCGGCCAAGCCGAATTTGTGCTTCCGCACGCCCAGAAAATCGCTCAGGTTGTCCGGCGTCACGGTAATAGATGTCGCCTGTTTCTTGATGATCTGGGTCACCGCCTTGCGCGCAACCTTGGCGATCTCACGCTCAAGGTTCCGCACGCCCGCCTCGCGGGTGTAGTAGCGGATGATGTCGGTCAGCGCCGCGTCCGTCAGTTCGAACTCGTCTTTTTTCAGACCGTGGTTTTTGACTTGCTTTTCCAGCAGATGCTGCTTGGCGATCTCGCTCTTTTCGTCCTCGGTATAGCCGGCCAGCGGGATGATCTCCATCCGGTCCAGCAGCGGTCCGGGCATATTGTAGCTGTTCGACGTGGTCAGGAACATCACGTTCGACAGGTCATATTCGACCTCCAGATAGTGATCGACGAAGGTCGAATTCTGTTCAGGGTCCAGAACCTCCAGCATGGCCGAAGCGGGATCGCCCCGGAAATCCTGACCCATCTTGTCGATTTCATCCAGCAGGATCAGAGGGTTGGTCGTTTTGGCCTTTTTCAAGGCCTGAACGATCTTGCCGGGCATCGAGCCGATATAGGTCCGCCGGTGACCGCGGATCTCGGATTCGTCACGCACACCGCCGAGGCTGATACGGATGAATTCGCGGCCCGTGGCCCGTGCCACGGATTTGCCCAAAGACGTCTTGCCCACGCCCGGAGGGCCGACGAGGCACATGATGGGTCCCTTCAGCTTTTTCGAGCGTTGCTGAACCGCTAGATACTCGACGATCCGCTCCTTGACCTTCTCAAGCCCGTAGTGATCGTCGTCCAATACTTTCTCGGCCCGCGCCAGATCCTTCTTCACGCGGCTTTTCACACCCCATGGGATCGAAAGCATCCAGTCCAGATAGTTGCGCACGACAGTCGCCTCGGCGCTCATCGGGCTCATGTTTTTCAGCTTTTTCAGCTCGGCCTCGGCCTTTTCCCTGGCCTCGCCGCTCAGCTTGGTGGCGGCTATGCGCGCCTCCAACTCGGCGACTTCGCCCTCGCCCTCTTCGCCATCACCCAGTTCCTTCTGAATGGCTTTCATCTGCTCATTCAGGTAATATTCGCGCTGAGTGCGTTCCATCTGCGATTTGACGCGCGTCTTGATCTTTTTCTCGACCTGCAGAACGCTCATTTCGCCTTGCATCAGGCCGTAAACCTTCTCCAGACGCTCGCTGATAGACAGCGTTTCCAGCAGTTCCTGCTTTTGCTCGACCTCGATCCCCAGATGCCCGGCGACCAGATCGGCAAGGCGCGCTGGCTCCTCGGAATCAGACACAGCGGCCAGGGCCTCCTCGGGGATGTTTTTCTTGACCTTTGCATAGCGCTCGAACTCGGTCGAAACACTGCGCAGCAGCGCCTCGATCGTCGTTGCGTCGCCCGGCATCTCGGTCAGATACTCGGCGCGGGCTTCAAAGAAATCTTCGTTATCCAGATATTCGGTAATCCGCACCCTCGCCACGCCCTCGACCAGCACCTTGACGGTGCCATCGGGCAGCTTCAGCAGTTGCAGGACATTGGCCAGAACACCCGCCTGATAGATGCCCTTGGCGTCCGGATCGTCGACGCTGGGGTCGATCTGGCTGGACAGCAGGATTTGCTTGTCGTCGGCCATGACCTCTTCCAGCGCGCGCACCGATTTCTCGCGGCCCACGAAAAGCGGCACGATCATATGCGGAAATACGACGATGTCGCGCAGTGGCAGCACCGGATAGGAGGAGTTAAGAGGCTCTTGCATGCTCTTTCCTTATACATCGGTCCGGGATTCTTCCCGGCCCTTTATTGGCAAGAGGGCCCGGCCCCGCCCGGCGGCGGCCATGCCCTCTCCGTTATCTCAGGTTAATTTGGGGCAAGCATGCACCGCTTTCAACCTCGCGGCGTGCAGAATGACGCGCCGCCGCCACGTGGGCAAGTAGGTTACCCGCAATATTCATCTAAAAATGCACTCAGCGGGCCGGTGGCCATTTCCCACACGGCTTTTCTTGGCGAAAATACCGAAATCCGCCGCCTGCCTCATAGCGCCTCGATATCCCCATCAAGGCGCTCTGCGTGAAACCGGACCTGCCACACGTCGAACGTCCGGTCCGCGATCGCCCGGCGCATACCAGACATAAGCTGCTGATAGTAATGCAGATTATGCCAGGTCAGCAACATGCCGCTGATCATTTCCCGCGCGCGGAATACATGGTGCAGATAGGCGCGCGAATAGTTGCGGCATGCGGGGCAAGTGCACTCTTCGTCCAAGGGGCGAGAATCGTCCGCATGGCGTGCATTCTTGATGTTGACCTGCCCGCGCCGCGTCCACGCCTGCCCGGTGCGGCCTGACCGGCTGGGCAGTACGCAATCCATCATATCGACCCCGCGCGCGACGGCGCCGACGATATCGTCGGGCTTTCCCACGCCCATCAGATAGCGCGGCTTGTCCTCGGGCAGCATATCGGGTGCATAGTCCAGCACGCCAAACATCGCGTCCTGTCCCTCGCCCACGGCGAGGCCACCGATAGCATATCCGTCAAATCCGATTTCCTTGAGTTTTTCTGCGCTTGCACCGCGAAGCTCAGGCGTCACGCCGCCCTGCTGGATCCCGAACAGCGCGTGGCCGGGGCGGTCGCCGAACGCCTCCTTGGAGCGGCGCGCCCATCGCATCGACAACTCCATGCTGTCCGCCACGGCCTTGTCGGTTGCAGGCAGCGCCGGACATTCATCGAAACACATCACGATATCGCTACCCAGCAGCGCCTGG
This window harbors:
- the tgt gene encoding tRNA guanosine(34) transglycosylase Tgt → MTVNFSFEVAATDGRARTGHITTPRGEIRTPAFMPVGTAATVKAMMPESVAATGADILLGNTYHLMLRPTAERIAALGGLHKFMNWQGPILTDSGGFQVMSLADLRKLTEEGVAFRSHIDGSKHMLTPERSMEIQALLGSDIVMCFDECPALPATDKAVADSMELSMRWARRSKEAFGDRPGHALFGIQQGGVTPELRGASAEKLKEIGFDGYAIGGLAVGEGQDAMFGVLDYAPDMLPEDKPRYLMGVGKPDDIVGAVARGVDMMDCVLPSRSGRTGQAWTRRGQVNIKNARHADDSRPLDEECTCPACRNYSRAYLHHVFRAREMISGMLLTWHNLHYYQQLMSGMRRAIADRTFDVWQVRFHAERLDGDIEAL
- the lon gene encoding endopeptidase La gives rise to the protein MQEPLNSSYPVLPLRDIVVFPHMIVPLFVGREKSVRALEEVMADDKQILLSSQIDPSVDDPDAKGIYQAGVLANVLQLLKLPDGTVKVLVEGVARVRITEYLDNEDFFEARAEYLTEMPGDATTIEALLRSVSTEFERYAKVKKNIPEEALAAVSDSEEPARLADLVAGHLGIEVEQKQELLETLSISERLEKVYGLMQGEMSVLQVEKKIKTRVKSQMERTQREYYLNEQMKAIQKELGDGEEGEGEVAELEARIAATKLSGEAREKAEAELKKLKNMSPMSAEATVVRNYLDWMLSIPWGVKSRVKKDLARAEKVLDDDHYGLEKVKERIVEYLAVQQRSKKLKGPIMCLVGPPGVGKTSLGKSVARATGREFIRISLGGVRDESEIRGHRRTYIGSMPGKIVQALKKAKTTNPLILLDEIDKMGQDFRGDPASAMLEVLDPEQNSTFVDHYLEVEYDLSNVMFLTTSNSYNMPGPLLDRMEIIPLAGYTEDEKSEIAKQHLLEKQVKNHGLKKDEFELTDAALTDIIRYYTREAGVRNLEREIAKVARKAVTQIIKKQATSITVTPDNLSDFLGVRKHKFGLAEDADQVGVVTGLAYTSVGGELLNIEALRLPGKGRMKTTGKLGDVMKESIDAANSYVRSVAPAIGIKPPRLEKWDIHVHVPEGATPKDGPSAGLAMVTSIVSVLTGIPVRKDIAMTGEVTLRGNALPIGGLKEKLLAALRGGIKTVIIPQENEKDLVEIPDNVKQGLEIIPVTHVRDVLRLALTRAPEPIEWDEAAEEAAAAEAALKTGRDGSGATAH